Below is a window of Gemmatimonas sp. UBA7669 DNA.
GGCCAGGTCGGCACCCGCCATGCCCGGCGTGCCGCGCGCGATGGCCGTGACGCTCACGTCGTCGGCAATGGGCTTGTTGCGCAGGTGCACCTTGAGGATGCCCTCGCGGCCTCGCAGGTCCGGCGCATCCACCACGATCTGCCGGTCGAAACGGCCGGGACGCAGCAGGGCCGGATCGAGCACGTCCGGACGATTGGTCGCCGCAATCAGGATGACGCCGTCGTTGGACTCGAAGCCGTCCATCTCGACCAGCAACTGGTTGAGCGTCTGCTCGCGCTCATCGTGTCCGCCACCGAGCCCGGCGCCACGATGACGACCCACGGCGTCGATTTCGTCGATGNNATGAAGATGATGCAGGGCGCGTGCGCCTTGCCCTGCTCGAACAAGTCGCGTACCCGCGAGGCGCCGACACCCACGAACATTTCGACGAAGTCGGAACCCGACATGCTGAAGAACGGACGGCCGGCCTCACCAGCCACCGCCTTGGCCAGCAGCGTCTTGCCCGTACCCGGCGGACCCACCAGCAGCGCGCCCTTGGGCAGACGGCCACCCAGACGCGTGAACTTCTGCGGATCCTTCAGGAACTCGATGATTTCCTGCAGTTCAACCTTGGCTTCATCCGCACCGGCCACGTCGGCAAAGGTGACCTTGGGCGTGTCGCCGCTGAGCAGCTTGGCCTTGCTCTTGCCGAACGAGAACGCCTTGTTGCCGCCCGACTGCATCTGACGGAACAGGAAGATCCAGAAGCCGATCAGGAGCAGGTACGGCAGCATGGTGATGAGCAGGCTGCCGAAGTTCGCGCGCGGCTCGGCCGCCGCCGTCTTCACGCCGGCCTTGTACAGGTCTTCCTGCTCCTTGGGCGCACTGCCGTTGACCAGACGCACCGTGAAGCGCGTGGTGGGACGATTCCCCACCCGCACTTCCTGGTTGAACTGGCCGTTGAGCACGTTCTCGGTGAAGGTGGCCGTCTTGATGTTGCCGGCGGCCAACTGCTGCCGATACGCGGAATAGTCGATCTCGGCGCTCTGCGGCTCACGGCCATTGCCGTAGGACAGCAGCGCCACCGGGATGAGAATCACCAGGATCCAGAACGAGAGCGTCTTGGAGAAACGTCCCCAGTTCGTGGGCTTCTTGGGAGTGGGCGTCATGTTTGGTGCCATGAGGTATCCGCCTTACTGCAGGCTGGCGACGTACGGCAGGTGCCGAAAGTTTTCGGCATGATCGAGGCCGTAGCCCACCAGGAATTCGTGTGGCGCGTCGAACCCGACGAACCGCGTGGGATGCTGCAACTCCGTGGCGATGTGCTTGTGCAACAGCGCACAGATTTCGAGCGACCGCGGGTTCCGTGCCTGTAACAAGTCGATGAGTCGACTGAGCGTTCGCCCGGAATCCACGATGTCCTCCACCAGCAGAATGTGCTTACCCTCCAATTCCGTTTCCGGGTCGTACAGCAACCGCACCACGCCGCTGGATTCCATGGCGTCGCCGTAGGAACTGGCCACGAGGAAATCCACCTGCAGGGGGCGATTGATGTGTCGCACCAGATCGCTGAGGAAAATGAAGCTGCCCTTGAGCAACCCGAGCACGAGCAAGTCGCCGTCCGGATAGGCGGCCGTGATGTCGGCACCCAACTCGGCCACGCGGGCCTGGATGGCGGCGGCATCGTACACCACCCGCTTCACCGCCCGACCACTCAGCCGCGGATCGGCGTCACCGGAAGCCGGGTGTCCCGGATGCGAAGACTCAGTCGAACTCACGCTCACAACGAT
It encodes the following:
- the hpt gene encoding hypoxanthine phosphoribosyltransferase, yielding MSSTESSHPGHPASGDADPRLSGRAVKRVVYDAAAIQARVAELGADITAAYPDGDLLVLGLLKGSFIFLSDLVRHINRPLQVDFLVASSYGDAMESSGVVRLLYDPETELEGKHILLVEDIVDSGRTLSRLIDLLQARNPRSLEICALLHKHIATELQHPTRFVGFDAPHEFLVGYGLDHAENFRHLPYVASLQ